One genomic region from Rothia dentocariosa ATCC 17931 encodes:
- a CDS encoding nuclear transport factor 2 family protein yields MTTKQTILDYFASIHAGNWQDYISDTMAYGFNTTEQKLNKDEYFQSAGSFYDATTKVELSQIITEGDKAAVIACYTAQSPAGATRIFEVPEFFTVKDGKIVASTIFFDGPAFMAFMKDE; encoded by the coding sequence ATGACTACCAAGCAGACCATTTTGGATTATTTTGCATCTATCCATGCCGGAAACTGGCAGGATTACATTAGTGATACTATGGCCTACGGCTTTAACACTACAGAGCAAAAACTCAATAAAGACGAATACTTTCAAAGTGCGGGAAGTTTCTATGATGCTACCACAAAAGTTGAGCTTTCTCAGATTATTACCGAAGGAGACAAAGCAGCCGTCATAGCATGTTACACCGCGCAATCTCCTGCCGGTGCCACGCGAATTTTTGAGGTTCCTGAATTTTTTACCGTAAAAGATGGTAAAATTGTAGCGTCGACCATTTTCTTTGATGGTCCTGCATTTATGGCCTTCATGAAGGATGAATAA
- a CDS encoding lysozyme, translated as MHQISPDGIAFLEEKEGFRSDAYYDVAGVLTIGYGHSTRAPSIEQYPVYEGQHITEEEGEEILRADLKPTEAAVNSAVTREITQKQYDALVSFTFNLGAGTFKSSDVLELTNKGNYQAAGDAMLQYSHAGGEFIPGLYKRREEERAMYLSSLPQA; from the coding sequence ATGCATCAGATATCACCTGACGGAATTGCCTTCTTGGAAGAGAAAGAAGGGTTCAGGAGTGACGCCTACTACGACGTGGCGGGCGTTCTCACGATTGGTTACGGGCATTCGACCCGTGCGCCCAGTATTGAGCAATACCCCGTTTATGAGGGGCAGCATATCACCGAAGAGGAAGGGGAGGAGATCCTTCGCGCAGATTTGAAGCCTACCGAAGCTGCTGTGAATTCTGCTGTTACTCGTGAAATTACTCAGAAGCAATACGATGCGCTCGTGTCATTCACCTTCAACCTGGGCGCGGGTACCTTTAAGTCGAGTGATGTTCTCGAACTCACGAACAAGGGAAATTATCAGGCCGCCGGGGATGCTATGCTGCAATACTCGCACGCTGGCGGAGAATTCATCCCGGGGCTGTACAAGCGCAGGGAGGAGGAAAGGGCTATGTATCTTTCTTCGCTTCCCCAAGCATAA
- a CDS encoding MFS transporter: MSVTTPHPKRWAILGFMCLALVVTGLDSLIVAVAIPSMETGLQATGEQLQWVVAAYSLAFAAPLLFFGGLADRIGHKLSFLAGMFILLLGSILAAFSINAEVLIFSRVIMGLGSAFIMPSTLALIRDIFPDHERAKALGIWVGMSSLGIPLGPIVGGLLLKSFSWGSIFLVNVPIIAVAFLACLMLAPESSKKHSSRLDFFGLILSIFGPALLVYGIIAAPEAGWTSSLTLTLLIAGVVLSLIFIVWEHRSASPMLSHEVFRNRRFGGPLLTISSVFFGVFGGLFIMTQHLQFVLGLDPFISGLHMLAMCSAVLVAPISPKLVEKFGLGPVSATGPLMVALGMVLLAISPSPKSGQVMVALFTFGLGVGFGAPASVNSIIESTPKKQTGAGSAVADVAMQLGGALGIALMGSIGIATATAQSPRGVAAACWVGAAVGLLGAVAVFTVLPKTGEPAVERAVAPEPEPAAKLP; the protein is encoded by the coding sequence ATGAGCGTGACTACACCCCACCCCAAGCGCTGGGCAATCCTCGGGTTTATGTGCCTAGCGCTGGTTGTGACCGGGCTGGATTCGCTCATTGTTGCGGTCGCTATACCGTCTATGGAGACTGGACTACAGGCAACGGGCGAACAATTGCAATGGGTTGTTGCAGCCTATTCACTTGCATTTGCCGCACCGCTGCTTTTCTTTGGCGGTCTTGCCGACAGAATCGGACATAAACTAAGTTTTCTAGCCGGTATGTTTATTTTGCTGCTTGGTTCAATACTGGCGGCTTTCTCTATTAATGCAGAAGTACTTATTTTTTCACGAGTAATTATGGGTCTCGGATCAGCATTTATTATGCCTTCGACCCTAGCACTTATTCGTGATATTTTTCCAGACCATGAACGTGCTAAAGCTCTCGGAATTTGGGTAGGAATGTCCTCGCTGGGTATTCCGCTCGGTCCTATTGTGGGCGGACTGCTGCTCAAAAGTTTTTCGTGGGGATCAATTTTCCTGGTCAACGTGCCTATTATTGCCGTGGCATTTCTGGCATGCCTGATGCTCGCCCCGGAATCCTCAAAAAAGCACTCTTCCCGCCTGGACTTCTTCGGGCTGATCCTCTCGATCTTCGGGCCTGCCCTGCTGGTGTACGGCATTATCGCCGCCCCGGAAGCAGGCTGGACCTCAAGCTTGACGCTGACCCTGCTGATTGCGGGTGTGGTGCTGAGCCTGATCTTCATCGTGTGGGAGCACCGCAGCGCATCGCCCATGCTCAGCCATGAGGTCTTCCGTAACCGCCGGTTCGGCGGACCGCTGCTGACGATCTCTTCGGTATTTTTCGGGGTCTTCGGCGGGCTGTTCATCATGACTCAGCATTTGCAGTTCGTCCTAGGGCTTGACCCTTTTATTTCCGGTCTGCATATGCTCGCCATGTGTTCGGCGGTTCTCGTGGCACCGATCTCGCCCAAACTCGTCGAAAAGTTCGGGCTGGGTCCCGTCTCAGCCACCGGCCCTCTCATGGTCGCCCTCGGCATGGTGCTTCTGGCTATCAGTCCCTCGCCCAAGAGCGGGCAGGTTATGGTAGCGCTCTTCACGTTCGGGCTGGGTGTGGGTTTTGGCGCCCCGGCCTCCGTGAACTCGATCATTGAATCGACCCCCAAGAAACAAACCGGCGCGGGCTCGGCGGTTGCCGATGTTGCTATGCAGCTCGGCGGCGCCCTGGGTATCGCGCTGATGGGAAGTATAGGAATCGCCACCGCAACGGCACAATCGCCCCGAGGCGTAGCCGCTGCGTGCTGGGTAGGCGCGGCAGTAGGTCTTTTGGGTGCTGTTGCCGTCTTCACCGTGCTTCCCAAAACTGGCGAACCCGCCGTCGAACGAGCGGTCGCGCCAGAACCAGAACCCGCAGCTAAGCTGCCTTAG
- a CDS encoding AfsA-related hotdog domain-containing protein, giving the protein MTLIYESAPELDETITIDPDIENLHYDRTVDRHKVHRAAVSEVFLTDIRQQSAQHVLVAAQLPSSHSFFHDSIYNDAEGTPDALLLLEIARQATIASAHEVGVDAGNTLISNEFGLTIYPHEIAALNPEDTNLLIRNYFDWTSIRRGAPRSGRCYQQLIMGNRVIAEHFSGGRILTKNQLQALRSEYRGTPPPTTANLHELTFTDVQDPIAPERVGRRNPLNVVISQLNTTETPSAQVTPNVANKALFDHAYDHITMQILTEAARQLYLATRSDSERAPEISSIRGNFLAFAELDSPVQIRATAPGEFVVEQDNRQIADFALKS; this is encoded by the coding sequence ATGACCCTCATATACGAGTCGGCACCAGAGCTCGACGAAACTATCACGATAGACCCGGATATAGAAAATCTGCACTATGACCGTACCGTCGATCGCCATAAGGTACACCGTGCAGCGGTTTCCGAAGTTTTCCTCACAGATATTCGCCAGCAGAGCGCGCAGCATGTGCTCGTGGCGGCGCAGCTGCCCTCATCGCACAGCTTCTTTCACGACAGCATCTACAACGATGCCGAAGGAACCCCCGATGCGCTCCTGCTGCTCGAAATTGCGCGGCAGGCGACAATCGCCAGCGCCCACGAAGTCGGTGTAGACGCCGGAAACACCCTGATCTCCAACGAGTTTGGGCTCACGATTTATCCGCACGAAATCGCCGCGCTAAACCCCGAAGATACCAACCTGCTGATTCGCAACTACTTCGACTGGACCTCCATTCGGCGTGGCGCCCCGCGCTCCGGTCGGTGCTACCAGCAGCTCATTATGGGCAACCGGGTGATCGCCGAGCACTTCAGCGGCGGGCGCATCCTCACCAAAAACCAATTGCAGGCGCTGCGCAGCGAATACCGCGGCACCCCGCCGCCCACGACCGCGAACCTGCACGAGCTAACCTTCACAGACGTGCAGGATCCCATCGCCCCCGAGCGTGTGGGCAGGCGCAACCCCCTCAACGTGGTGATCTCGCAGCTGAACACCACCGAAACCCCGAGTGCGCAGGTGACCCCGAACGTGGCGAATAAGGCACTTTTCGACCACGCCTACGACCACATCACCATGCAAATTTTGACCGAGGCGGCACGGCAGCTCTACCTGGCAACCCGCTCGGATAGCGAGCGCGCCCCCGAAATTTCCTCAATACGCGGGAACTTCCTGGCGTTCGCGGAACTCGATTCACCCGTGCAGATCCGTGCAACGGCACCCGGGGAATTCGTGGTTGAACAAGATAACCGGCAGATCGCGGATTTCGCGCTCAAAAGCTAG
- a CDS encoding long-chain-fatty-acid--CoA ligase, whose product MTDPQYHDSHPHDAQASAQESQRPAPAQTTPDTASGQNPLAHRPWLKNYSPGVAVDVHLPETSLSHLIDDAVRDVPHKIALEFFGATTTYAELGSQIDRAAEGLRLAGVQAGDRVALILPNCPQHIIAFYAILRLGAIVVEHNPLYTGAELRHMFEDHGAKAAIVWDKISGHITGLPADIRPAHIYAVNLIKAMPALTRAALKLPVKKARSSREKLEGAAPGTTSWAHLLKSPPIDPDFKRPTAHDVALLQYTSGTTGLPKGVMLTHRNLESNGRMGEAWIQPGNDESIYSVLPLFHAYGMTLGVTIAALCRARLVLFPTVDMGLITKAMKKTRPTILPAVPPVYRRLMDVAKEQGISLQGVRYAVSGAMNLPPELVAEWEDASGGYMVEGYGLTECAPLVSCNPLNDTRRAGSIGIPFPSTDIRVVDPETLQDVPLGEEGELWVHGPQCFAGYWKREEDTQKTITADGWLRTGDIVRLDEDYFIQIVDRIKEVIITGGFNVSPTEVETALKQHDSVADAAVVGIPQASGGEMVVAAVIPAEGHAVDEHALREHCYARVTRYKVPRKIVAVDDLPRSMLGKILRRKVREQLIASGEFD is encoded by the coding sequence ATGACTGACCCGCAATATCACGACTCGCATCCGCATGATGCCCAAGCCTCCGCGCAAGAGTCTCAAAGACCCGCACCCGCTCAAACTACACCTGATACCGCCTCCGGGCAGAACCCGCTGGCGCATCGCCCCTGGCTCAAAAATTATTCACCCGGCGTCGCCGTAGACGTTCACCTGCCCGAAACCTCGCTAAGCCACCTGATTGACGATGCTGTCCGCGACGTTCCCCACAAGATTGCCCTCGAATTCTTTGGGGCAACCACCACCTACGCCGAACTTGGCAGTCAGATCGACCGCGCCGCCGAAGGGCTGCGCCTGGCCGGGGTGCAGGCGGGGGATCGGGTCGCCCTGATTCTGCCCAACTGCCCGCAGCATATTATTGCCTTCTACGCGATTCTGCGCCTGGGCGCGATCGTCGTGGAACACAACCCCCTCTACACCGGCGCCGAGTTGCGGCACATGTTCGAGGACCACGGCGCGAAGGCCGCCATCGTGTGGGATAAAATTTCCGGGCATATTACGGGCCTGCCCGCAGACATCAGACCGGCGCATATTTACGCCGTGAACCTTATCAAAGCGATGCCCGCCCTCACCCGCGCGGCACTCAAACTGCCGGTCAAAAAGGCACGCAGTTCACGAGAAAAACTTGAAGGAGCCGCCCCCGGAACCACAAGCTGGGCGCATCTGCTCAAGAGTCCACCGATCGACCCCGACTTTAAACGGCCCACCGCTCACGACGTAGCGCTCTTGCAGTACACCTCCGGCACCACCGGACTGCCCAAGGGCGTGATGCTCACTCACCGCAACCTCGAATCGAACGGGCGCATGGGTGAAGCCTGGATTCAGCCCGGCAACGACGAAAGTATTTACTCGGTGCTGCCGCTCTTCCACGCCTATGGCATGACCTTGGGCGTAACGATTGCGGCGCTGTGCCGCGCCCGGCTGGTGCTCTTCCCAACCGTCGATATGGGTCTGATTACTAAGGCGATGAAGAAGACCCGCCCCACGATTCTGCCCGCAGTACCGCCGGTCTACCGCCGCCTGATGGACGTCGCCAAAGAGCAGGGCATCTCGCTGCAGGGAGTTCGCTATGCGGTTTCGGGCGCCATGAACCTGCCGCCCGAGCTGGTGGCAGAGTGGGAGGATGCATCCGGCGGGTACATGGTTGAGGGGTACGGGCTGACCGAGTGCGCGCCGCTCGTCTCATGCAATCCGCTCAACGATACGCGCCGCGCCGGGTCAATCGGCATTCCCTTCCCCTCGACCGATATTCGCGTGGTAGACCCCGAAACTCTTCAGGATGTGCCGCTCGGCGAAGAGGGTGAGCTGTGGGTTCACGGCCCGCAATGTTTCGCCGGGTACTGGAAACGCGAAGAAGACACGCAGAAAACCATTACGGCTGACGGCTGGCTTCGCACCGGCGATATTGTGCGCCTGGACGAAGACTACTTCATTCAGATCGTGGATCGTATTAAGGAAGTCATCATTACCGGCGGGTTCAACGTTTCACCCACCGAAGTGGAAACCGCCCTGAAACAGCACGATTCCGTGGCGGATGCGGCGGTCGTGGGCATCCCGCAGGCCAGCGGGGGAGAGATGGTGGTCGCCGCCGTGATTCCTGCCGAAGGACACGCGGTTGATGAACATGCGCTGCGCGAGCACTGCTATGCGCGCGTGACCCGCTATAAGGTGCCGCGCAAGATTGTGGCGGTGGACGATCTGCCCCGGTCGATGCTCGGCAAGATTCTGCGCCGCAAGGTACGTGAACAGTTAATCGCCAGCGGGGAGTTTGATTAA